One Aspergillus oryzae RIB40 DNA, chromosome 2 genomic window carries:
- a CDS encoding uncharacterized protein (predicted protein), with protein sequence MPSFKPTLHPLQTPRTMVFPSELQEDSGSSSLSAGNGRGDEPLSTPITPPAAYTEFLKKFQPILSPITGEPDFSKIHTLREGHSTASNSPMSQPASRPTSAVSGTFSFSGDSSRSAAASLPPPTPYTAPPVRRDPRSLRALRIPPPPKYSPIIEAPRSANTLYSPYSASPSDWRLRYWEGPHSAVPSGRFSVRHVITHTITFKRTQLDDPPKGKRRKREDSNEP encoded by the coding sequence ATGCCTTCTTTCAAACCAACTCTCCATCCATTGCAAACCCCTCGGACTATGGTCTTTCCATCAGAGCTTCAAGAGGACTCAGGATCTTCCAGCCTTTCAGCAGGCAATGGTAGAGGGGATGAACCACTCTCGACACCAATCACACCTCCCGCAGCCTACACAGAGTTCCTCAAGAAGTTTCAGCCTATCTTATCCCCTATCACTGGGGAGCCTGACTTTTCTAAGATCCACACCCTGAGGGAAGGCCACTCCACCGCATCAAATTCTCCAATGTCCCAGCCCGCATCACGCCCGACCAGTGCAGTCAGTGGTACATTCAGCTTCAGTGGTGACTCGTCCAGGTCAGCCGCCGCTTCGCtgccaccaccaacaccgtACACAGCACCTCCAGTCAGAAGAGACCCAAGGAGCCTGCGGGCTTTACGTATcccgcctcctcccaagtATTCGCCGATTATTGAGGCCCCCAGAAGTGCAAACACCCTCTATTCACCTTACTCTGCGTCTCCTTCGGATTGGAGATTGCGCTACTGGGAAGGCCCACACAGCGCGGTTCCCAGTGGAAGATTCAGCGTACGGCATGTCATCACTCATACCATAACCTTCAAACGAACACAGCTCGATGATCCTCCTAAGGGAAAGCGGAGAAAGCGCGAGGACTCGAATGAGCCCTAG
- a CDS encoding uncharacterized protein (predicted protein), producing MHPSVFLPYHPTQWTDFSVLLPNSMHHGFLDQGYPASWGVNTAPTQPWWKDSGRLLYHSPVNFARCEAGTNRLLISVVADCVSPLQISSLLDLWSLSTIGDREAKRDRL from the exons ATGCATCCTAGCGTGTTCCTACCCTACCACCCGACTCAATGGACGGATTTCTCCGTGTTGTTGCCCAACTCTATGCACCATGGCTTCCTCGATCAAGGATATCCGGCATCTTGGGGAGTCAATACAGC CCCTACTCAGCCGTGGTGGAAGGATTCAGGACGTCTACTCTATCACTCCCCCGTAAACTTTGCTCGCTGCGAAGCTGGAACTAACCGCCT TTTAATCTCAGTGGTGGCTGATTGTGTTTCGCCCCTGCAAATCAGCAGCCTACTCGATCTTTGGAGTCTCTCCACAATCGGCGACCGCGAAGCCAAGCGTGATCGTCTCTGA
- a CDS encoding uncharacterized protein (predicted protein) has translation MSQAPPFTPDSEFAALETPRVPTGSLSITALARFEFEAGKANEGTKILMIEWEDDDLTRSSAGGAWHVSWEGKQAVLPADERTNDHTRRVYFLLPPHVTIPPVVTLSYEPPTTESAAKKHSLQLNPLPAIFPPELGADGRSAGKKGVLHTIWAKKRLQSLDKEIREECLTNAEGIALHMALQEKEWIETNFGVGSNADSQRNSIQSNPDPRYPMGPTTPVSPSTGGKLGEKLKGLRLQTGQRELSPKSDAATHHLLSPQSPDVAVSSFTSFHTVQQPTPKAEAPEPVRTVAHYPPESIQAQQNRDENNNGFASLGTIARTSSADSGEDLFAKALSPRSPDLPRSPFSFAPERVM, from the exons ATGTCTCAAGCGCCGCCTTTCACCCCCGACAGCGAGTTTGCCGCCCTCGAGACGCCCCGCGTCCCGACGGGCAGTCTCTCCATCACCGCGTTAGCTCGGTTTGAGTTCGAAGCCGGAAAGGCCAATGAGGGAACGAAGATCTTGATGATTGAATGGGAAGACGATGACTTGACCCGATCCTCCGCCGGCGGCGCCTGGCATGTCTCCTGGGAAGGCAAGCAGGCTGTGCTGCCGGCCGACGAACGAACCAACGACCACACCCGCCGCGTAtacttcctcctcccaccgCATGTGACCATCCCGCCCGTCGTCACCTTATCGTATGAACCCCCGACCACGGAGTCGGCTGCCAAGAAGCACTCCCTGCAACTGAACCCCCTACCGGCCATCTTCCCGCCAGAATTGGGTGCGGACGGGCGGTCCGCCGGCAAGAAGGGTGTTCTGCACACGATCTGGGCAAAGAAACGGCTGCAGTCACTGGACAAGGAGATTCGGGAGGAATGTCTCACCAACGCGGAGGGCATTGCCTTACACATGGCgctgcaggagaaggaatggatcgAGACGAATTTTGGAGTCGGATCGAATGCAGACTCTCAGAGAAACTCCATCCAGAGTAATCCTGACCCGCGCTATCCCATGGGCCCGACTACGCCCGTCTCGCCCAGTACCGGAGGCAAACTAGGAGAAAAGCTGAAGGGACTGCGTTTACAGACGGGCCAGCGCGAGCTGTCTCCCAAGTCGGATG CGGCCACGCATCATCTACTCTCCCCTCAGTCCCCCGACGTCGCGGTGTCGTCCTTCACCTCTTTCCATACCGTCCAGCAGCCGACGCCCAAGGCCGAGGCGCCAGAACCGGTCCGGACGGTGGCGCATTACCCGCCCGAGTCGATCCAAGCGCAGCAGAACCGCGACGAGAACAACAACGGGTTCGCGTCGTTGGGCACGATCGCGCGCACGTCCAGCGCCGACTCGGGCGAGGACCTGTTCGCCAAGGCGCTGAGTCCGCGATCGCCGGATCTGCCGCGGAGTCCGTTTTCGTTTGCGCCGGAGCGGGTGATGTAG